One part of the Pseudomonadota bacterium genome encodes these proteins:
- the gcvT gene encoding glycine cleavage system aminomethyltransferase GcvT, whose protein sequence is MTRKTPLYDEHARLGAKIVDFAGWLMPVQYTGVIDEHRAVRAAAGLFDVSHMGQVEVAGPGATDCVQHLTTNDVKRLVDGQAQYSVVCNERGTVVDDVIVYRMNPERYMIVVNASNAAKDFAWFQSHATGRATLRNASDDYALIAFQGPLAAELLAPLADADLASIKTYCFTEGAVAGAKAIIARTGYTGEDGFEIFTSPADATPVWQALLERGKQRGVLPAGLGARDTLRLEMKYSLYGHEITEDTNPIEAGLGWVVKLDTPDDFVGKAALVDIKAGGQTRKLAGFRMTEPGIPRQGYRIIAGGRDAGFVTSGTMSPSLECAIGIGYVKADAAAEGSDISIDIRGRARKATVVKTPFYKPRQRKG, encoded by the coding sequence ATGACGAGGAAGACACCCCTTTACGACGAACACGCGAGGCTCGGAGCGAAGATCGTGGACTTCGCCGGATGGCTCATGCCGGTGCAGTACACCGGAGTGATCGACGAGCACAGGGCGGTGCGCGCGGCTGCGGGGCTGTTCGACGTCTCGCACATGGGACAGGTCGAGGTCGCGGGCCCCGGCGCCACCGACTGCGTCCAGCACCTCACCACGAACGACGTCAAGAGGCTCGTGGACGGCCAGGCTCAGTACTCGGTGGTCTGCAACGAGCGGGGCACGGTCGTGGACGACGTGATCGTCTACCGCATGAACCCCGAGCGATACATGATAGTCGTCAACGCCTCCAACGCGGCCAAGGACTTCGCCTGGTTCCAGTCCCACGCAACGGGCAGGGCCACGCTCCGCAACGCCAGCGACGACTATGCCCTCATCGCCTTCCAGGGCCCGCTCGCCGCGGAGCTGCTCGCGCCGCTGGCCGACGCCGACCTCGCGTCGATCAAGACCTACTGCTTCACGGAGGGCGCAGTCGCCGGGGCGAAGGCGATCATCGCCAGGACCGGCTACACCGGTGAGGACGGCTTCGAGATATTCACCTCCCCTGCCGACGCGACGCCGGTGTGGCAGGCGCTGCTCGAGCGCGGTAAGCAGAGAGGGGTCCTCCCGGCGGGGCTGGGTGCGCGCGACACGCTCAGGCTCGAGATGAAATACAGCCTCTACGGCCACGAGATAACCGAGGACACGAACCCCATCGAGGCGGGTCTCGGCTGGGTGGTGAAGCTCGACACACCCGACGACTTCGTGGGCAAGGCGGCGCTCGTCGACATAAAGGCCGGGGGACAGACGCGAAAGCTCGCGGGTTTCCGCATGACCGAACCCGGGATCCCGAGGCAGGGCTATCGCATAATCGCGGGGGGCCGCGACGCGGGGTTCGTGACCAGCGGCACCATGTCCCCGTCGCTGGAATGCGCCATAGGGATCGGCTACGTGAAGGCCGATGCCGCCGCCGAGGGGAGCGACATTTCTATTGACATTAGGGGTCGCGCGAGGAAAGCAACTGTTGTGAAAACGCCCTTCTACAAGCCCCGGCAGAGGAAGGGATGA
- the folD gene encoding bifunctional methylenetetrahydrofolate dehydrogenase/methenyltetrahydrofolate cyclohydrolase FolD has translation MPAKIIDGKAMALSIRASIAARVFDLRSKGVTPGLAVVLVGENPASQVYVKMKRKACAEAGIASFAHDLHHDVSEDALLDLIARLNSDPAVHGVLVQLPLPTHIDEKQVTLAISPDKDVDGFHPVNVGLLALGEPCFAPCTPAGVIELIESTGAKIEGANAVVIGRSNIVGKPTAMMLMKRNATVTVCHSKTKDLAAEVGRADIVVAAIGRPAFVKGSWIKPQAVVVDVGINRLPDGGLAGDVEFAAAAERASAITPVPGGVGPMTIAMLLKNTVEAASRSL, from the coding sequence ATGCCTGCAAAGATAATCGACGGCAAGGCCATGGCCCTCTCCATCAGGGCCTCCATCGCCGCCCGGGTCTTTGATCTCCGATCGAAGGGTGTCACGCCAGGGCTCGCCGTGGTGCTGGTCGGCGAGAATCCGGCATCGCAGGTCTACGTGAAGATGAAGCGCAAGGCGTGCGCCGAGGCCGGCATCGCGTCGTTCGCCCACGATCTTCACCACGACGTCTCCGAGGACGCGCTGCTCGACCTCATCGCGAGGCTCAACTCGGATCCCGCCGTCCACGGCGTCCTCGTCCAGCTCCCGCTGCCCACCCACATCGACGAGAAGCAGGTGACGCTCGCCATATCGCCCGACAAGGACGTGGACGGCTTTCACCCGGTCAACGTGGGGCTTTTGGCCCTCGGGGAGCCGTGCTTCGCTCCGTGCACCCCGGCCGGGGTGATCGAACTGATCGAATCGACGGGCGCGAAGATCGAAGGGGCCAACGCCGTGGTCATAGGGCGCAGCAACATAGTCGGCAAGCCCACCGCCATGATGCTGATGAAGAGAAACGCGACGGTCACGGTCTGCCACTCGAAGACGAAGGACCTCGCCGCAGAGGTCGGGCGGGCCGATATCGTGGTCGCGGCCATAGGCAGGCCCGCGTTCGTCAAGGGGTCGTGGATAAAGCCGCAGGCCGTGGTCGTCGACGTGGGCATAAACAGGCTGCCGGACGGAGGCCTCGCGGGAGACGTGGAGTTCGCGGCCGCGGCGGAGCGGGCCTCTGCGATAACGCCCGTGCCTGGCGGAGTCGGGCCGATGACCATAGCCATGCTTCTGAAAAACACCGTCGAGGCGGCTAGCCGCTCTCTTTGA
- a CDS encoding GGDEF domain-containing protein, whose translation MTAKKTKDKARVKKAAEPEKKEGEKAEELSERTVLTKIQKVEVPEEQKAYIMFISGQLAGKLCYLENRETVIGRAPECDISINDTRISRQHLRISLSGDQAVIEDLESTNGTFVNGERIKRRALANGDQIHISSDTIFKFALGSEAEQILLKEMHQMANYDAVTGIYNKHVFEKRLSEEFSFAKRNSIPLAMLMIDIDHFKLVNDNHGHIAGDYVLQGVAQRIQRALRGEDILARYGGEEFAVIMRGTEIRGAAIIAERVRQLVADTPMKFEKELIPVTISIGVAALAGANYEKPRQLIAQADACLYQSKETGRNRVTS comes from the coding sequence ATGACCGCTAAAAAGACAAAAGACAAGGCACGGGTCAAGAAGGCAGCCGAGCCTGAGAAAAAAGAGGGGGAAAAGGCCGAGGAGCTCTCCGAGCGCACGGTCCTCACCAAGATCCAGAAGGTCGAGGTGCCCGAGGAGCAGAAGGCCTATATAATGTTCATATCGGGCCAGCTCGCCGGAAAGCTCTGCTACCTCGAGAACCGCGAGACCGTCATAGGCCGCGCGCCGGAGTGCGACATCTCCATCAACGACACCCGCATCTCCCGCCAGCACCTGAGGATCAGCCTGTCCGGGGACCAGGCGGTCATCGAGGACCTCGAGTCGACCAACGGGACGTTCGTCAACGGCGAGCGCATCAAGCGGAGGGCCCTGGCAAACGGCGACCAGATCCACATCTCCAGCGACACGATCTTCAAGTTCGCGCTCGGCTCCGAGGCCGAGCAGATCCTGCTCAAGGAGATGCACCAGATGGCCAACTACGACGCGGTCACCGGCATCTACAACAAGCACGTGTTCGAGAAGAGGCTCTCCGAGGAGTTCAGCTTCGCCAAGAGGAACTCGATCCCGCTCGCCATGCTCATGATCGACATCGACCACTTCAAGCTGGTCAACGACAACCACGGGCACATCGCGGGGGACTACGTGCTGCAGGGCGTGGCCCAGCGCATCCAGCGGGCGCTGCGAGGCGAGGACATCCTCGCCCGCTACGGCGGCGAGGAGTTCGCCGTGATCATGCGCGGCACGGAGATACGGGGCGCGGCCATCATCGCAGAGAGGGTCCGCCAGCTGGTGGCCGACACGCCGATGAAGTTCGAGAAGGAACTCATCCCGGTGACCATAAGCATCGGCGTCGCCGCCCTGGCGGGCGCGAACTACGAGAAGCCCCGGCAGCTCATCGCCCAGGCCGACGCCTGCCTCTACCAGTCCAAAGAGACCGGCCGCAACCGCGTGACCTCATGA
- a CDS encoding serine/threonine protein kinase produces IGQYYIMEKVAQGGMAEIYRGLAYDVHGISQREVCIKKILPHLSADREFIGSLIDEAKLAVRLVHGNIAQTYDLGKVGDDYYMVMEYVEGATISQINKRCIARGTLVPIPIAVYLASEVAAGIDYMHRRTDDSGVPLHIVHRDISPQNIMVSFSGTVKIIDFGIAKPAFKASGTDSGLLKGKFAYMSPEQAMGEPLDHRSDIFSLGIILHEILSGRRLFKAEDSRETIRNVRKALVEPLVNTRPEIPDELDRVVMKALTKDRRHRHPFASELRDELVKFLHKHYPDFLSSDVANFVQELFKDEMGRARPLEADSRTPALIIDRTNSALAGDEQFEVTGVARAPANIKEFMLEEESESGTPPPAEGAQPAETGGEETTGSRPPPDLEPPRPRRRAGAKWLAPLAVALAVAAWGSFRLYLHLSADHAVAPEAGAASAIVVTDPADAEVALDGKAAGRGSPVTIRGISPDQDHTISVTKEGFLPHSEPLSLGRGEFRSVSVSLKPAAAPAADLELISTPPGAVVYLDDKETQHRTPVTMKRLDAGRPHVVGLYLQGYKFWTKEIRLEAGQSKSFEVALVKDLGSLLVDSQPQGAIVVIDGAPVGTTPVTKLDLDPEKVHAVEIWHEGYRPEKREFKPTAGAHRDMRVILTPVPAHEQPSEE; encoded by the coding sequence ATCGGCCAGTACTACATCATGGAGAAGGTCGCCCAGGGCGGCATGGCCGAGATCTACCGGGGGCTCGCCTACGACGTCCACGGCATCAGCCAGCGCGAGGTCTGCATCAAGAAGATCCTCCCCCACCTCTCCGCCGACCGGGAGTTCATAGGCTCGCTCATCGACGAGGCGAAGCTGGCGGTGCGCCTGGTCCACGGCAACATCGCCCAGACCTACGACCTCGGAAAGGTGGGCGACGACTACTACATGGTGATGGAGTACGTGGAGGGCGCGACGATCTCGCAGATCAACAAGCGCTGCATCGCGCGCGGGACGCTGGTGCCCATACCGATCGCCGTGTACCTCGCCTCGGAGGTCGCGGCAGGGATCGACTACATGCACCGCCGAACCGACGACTCGGGGGTGCCCCTGCACATCGTTCACCGCGACATCTCGCCGCAGAACATCATGGTCTCGTTCTCGGGAACGGTGAAGATCATCGACTTCGGGATAGCCAAGCCGGCCTTCAAGGCCTCGGGCACCGACTCGGGGCTCCTCAAGGGCAAGTTCGCATACATGTCCCCCGAGCAGGCCATGGGCGAGCCGCTCGACCACCGCTCCGACATCTTCTCGCTGGGGATAATACTCCATGAGATACTCTCCGGGAGGCGCCTCTTCAAGGCGGAGGACAGCCGCGAGACGATCCGCAACGTGCGAAAGGCCCTCGTCGAGCCGCTGGTGAACACAAGGCCCGAGATACCGGACGAGCTGGACCGAGTCGTCATGAAGGCGCTCACCAAGGACCGCCGCCACCGCCATCCGTTCGCCTCCGAGCTGCGAGACGAGCTGGTGAAGTTTCTGCACAAGCACTATCCCGACTTCCTCTCCTCCGACGTGGCGAATTTCGTCCAGGAGCTGTTCAAGGACGAGATGGGCCGCGCCAGGCCGCTCGAGGCCGACAGTAGGACCCCGGCGCTCATAATCGACCGGACCAACTCCGCCCTCGCCGGCGACGAGCAGTTCGAGGTGACCGGCGTCGCGCGCGCCCCTGCCAACATAAAGGAGTTCATGCTCGAAGAGGAGTCTGAGTCCGGAACGCCGCCCCCTGCGGAGGGGGCGCAACCTGCGGAGACGGGCGGGGAAGAGACGACCGGGAGTCGCCCTCCCCCCGATCTCGAGCCGCCGAGGCCAAGGCGCAGGGCCGGCGCGAAGTGGCTCGCGCCGCTTGCGGTGGCCCTCGCGGTGGCCGCATGGGGCTCGTTCAGGCTCTATCTGCATCTGAGCGCCGATCATGCGGTCGCGCCCGAGGCGGGGGCGGCGTCGGCGATAGTGGTCACGGACCCGGCCGACGCGGAGGTAGCGCTCGACGGCAAGGCGGCGGGCAGGGGCTCGCCGGTCACGATAAGGGGCATATCGCCGGACCAGGATCACACCATCTCCGTGACAAAGGAGGGATTCCTCCCCCACTCGGAGCCCCTCTCGCTCGGCCGGGGGGAGTTTAGGAGCGTGAGCGTCTCGCTCAAGCCCGCGGCCGCGCCGGCCGCTGACCTGGAGTTGATATCAACGCCTCCGGGCGCCGTGGTATACCTTGACGACAAGGAGACACAGCATCGCACGCCCGTCACGATGAAGAGGCTCGATGCCGGAAGGCCCCACGTGGTCGGCCTCTATCTCCAGGGGTATAAATTCTGGACAAAGGAGATCAGGCTAGAGGCCGGGCAGTCGAAGTCGTTCGAGGTCGCGCTCGTGAAGGACCTGGGATCCCTGCTCGTGGACTCCCAGCCGCAGGGGGCCATAGTGGTCATCGACGGCGCGCCGGTGGGAACGACGCCGGTGACCAAGCTGGACCTCGACCCGGAGAAGGTCCATGCGGTTGAGATCTGGCACGAGGGCTACAGGCCGGAGAAGAGGGAGTTCAAGCCCACGGCCGGCGCCCACAGGGACATGAGGGTGATACTGACCCCGGTCCCGGCCCATGAGCAGCCCTCTGAGGAATAA